The Montipora foliosa isolate CH-2021 chromosome 1, ASM3666993v2, whole genome shotgun sequence genome has a window encoding:
- the LOC138009166 gene encoding cytochrome P450 10-like: MAFRFAVRSFRTFQSVCKSKEHLKFRKQVVFFSAHTQTAEVIQAKSFDEIPGPKGLPIIGTLLDYTRDLGDGVRGYQRMHEMQQQRIQQYGEIYREKIFGHRTVTISNPDDVEYLFRNEGKWPQREPAFPLWEKYKQVKHRVDGVGALNGEEWYRIRRILNVKMLRPKVTEGYAEPLNDVAADLLSQMKATCDADGIIPRLQDELFKWSLESIGTVLFETRFGSFTKSPSVEAAKFIESAHKLFTTVFKIFLIPAWIDKFYRLKSVQDFYDHMDVVYSFGDRCIEKKMNEIQGRLDKGDIQEDDAAEFLTFLISREDISFKEITSNLIELLFPAIETTSFTSLWTLYMLARNPDVQKQLHDEVSSVLKPGERATPAALQKMPLLRGCIKETLRMYPVAFENSRFLQEEIVIQGYRIPPKTMIRIPLYAMGRNPKLFDERQKYKPERWLRDDTHKSPYHSFSSLPFGFGTRMCIGK; encoded by the exons ATGGCATTCAGGTTTGCAGTACGATCATTTCGAACCTTTcagagtgtttgtaaaagcaaAGAGCATTTGAAATTTCGGAAGCAGGTTGTTTTCTTTTCGGCACACACACAAACCGCGGAAGTTATACAAGCGAAATCGTTCGACGAAATCCCAGGTCCAAAAGGGTTGCCCATTATTGGAACGCTTCTTGACTACACTCGTGACCTTGGAGATGGTGTTAGGGGTTATCAACGAATGCATGAAATGCAGCAACAGCGAATTCAGCAATATGGAGAAATCTATCGCGAGAAAATCTTTGGTCACCGAACAGTGACCATTTCCAATCCAGACGATGTGGAGTATTTGTTCCGGAACGAAGGCAAATGGCCTCAGCGAGAACCAGCCTTTCCGTTATGGGAAAAGTACAAGCAGGTAAAACACCGAGTGGACGGAGTTGGTGCTTT AAATGGTGAAGAGTGGTACAGGATTCGTCGTATCTTAAACGTGAAAATGTTGAGACCAAAAGTTACTGAAGGATACGCCGAGCCACTGAATGATGTTGCAGCTGATTTGCTCTCTCAAATGAAAGCAACTTGCGATGCTGATGGAATCATTCCAAGATTGCAAGATGAACTATTCAAGTGGTCTTTGGAAT CAATTGGAACTGTCCTCTTTGAGACACGATTTGGTTCCTTCACCAAGTCTCCATCAGTTGAGGCTGCCAAGTTCATTGAATCAGCTCACAAGTTATTCACAACTGTGTTTAAGATTTTCCTTATTCCTGCATGGATTGATAAGTTCTACAGGTTGAAGTCTGTCCAGGATTTCTATGATCACATGGATGTCGTCTACAGTTTTGGCGACAggtgcattgagaaaaaaatgaatgaaatacAAGGGAGACTTGATAAAGGAGACATTCAGGAGGATGACGCTGCTGAGTTCCTCACCTTTCTAATCAGCAGAGAAGACAtcagtttcaaagaaataacATCAAACCTGATTGAACTTCTTTTCCCTGCAATTGAAACG acaTCCTTCACTTCTTTGTGGACTCTGTACATGCTTGCAAGAAACCCAGATGTGCAAAAACAACTTCATGATGAAGTGAGCTCAGTTCTGAAACCAGGGGAACGTGCCACACCTGCAGCATTGCAGAAAATGCCATTATTGCGAGGATGTATCAAAGAGACCCTAAG gaTGTATCCTGTTGCTTTTGAAAATTCCCGTTTTCTCCAGGAAGAGATCGTTATCCAGGGCTATCGCATACCTCCCAAG ACAATGATTCGTATACCGTTGTACGCAATGGGCCGCAATCCCAAGCTGTTTGATGAACGTCAAAAGTACAAACCTGAGCGATGGCTGAGGGATGATACACACAAGTCTCCATATCATTCTTTTTCTTCGCTCCCTTTCGGATTTGGAACCCGAATGTGCATTGGTAAGTAG